The following proteins are encoded in a genomic region of Stigmatopora nigra isolate UIUO_SnigA chromosome 3, RoL_Snig_1.1, whole genome shotgun sequence:
- the LOC144194200 gene encoding ras-related protein Rab-11A yields MSTRDDEYDYLFKVVLIGDSGVGKSNLLSRFTRNEFNLESKSTIGVEFATRSIQVDGKTVKAQIWDTAGQERYRAITSAYYRGAVGALLVYDIAKHLTYENVERWLKELRDHADSNIVIMLVGNKSDLRHLRAVPTDEARAFAEKNGLSFLETSALDSTNVETAFQTILTEIYRIVSQKQMSERQESDMSPSNNVVNIQVQPTENKPKMQCCQNI; encoded by the exons ATGAGCACCAGAGATGACGAATACGATTACTTGTTCAAAg TGGTCCTCATTGGTGACTCAGGTGTGGGAAAGAGTAACTTGCTATCACGTTTCACTCGCAATGAGTTCAACCTGGAAAGCAAGAGCACCATTGGAGTTGAATTCGCCACGCGCAGCATACAGGTGGATGGCAAAACCGTAAAGGCCCAGATCTGGGACACAGCTGGCCAGGAGCGCTACCGGGCCATCACTTCAGC GTACTACCGCGGTGCCGTGGGCGCTCTCCTGGTCTATGACATTGCCAAGCATCTAACTTATGAAAATGTGGAGCGCTGGCTTAAGGAGCTGAGAGATCATGCTGACAGCAACATTGTTATCATGCTCGTGGGCAACAAGAGTGACCTACGTCACCTGCGTGCTGTTCCAACTGATGAGGCACGGGCCTTTGCAG AGAAGAATGGTTTATCTTTCTTGGAGACATCGGCTCTGGATTCCACCAATGTTGAAACTGCTTTCCAGACTATTCTCACAG AAATCTACCGCATCGTGTCCCAAAAGCAGATGTCGGAGCGCCAAGAGAGTGACATGTCTCCCAGCAACAATGTGGTCAACATCCAAGTGCAGCCCACTGAGAACAAACCAAAGATGCAGTGCTGCCAGAACATCTAG